One window from the genome of Candidatus Didemnitutus sp. encodes:
- a CDS encoding PEP-CTERM sorting domain-containing protein (PEP-CTERM proteins occur, often in large numbers, in the proteomes of bacteria that also encode an exosortase, a predicted intramembrane cysteine proteinase. The presence of a PEP-CTERM domain at a protein's C-terminus predicts cleavage within the sorting domain, followed by covalent anchoring to some some component of the (usually Gram-negative) cell surface. Many PEP-CTERM proteins exhibit an unusual sequence composition that includes large numbers of potential glycosylation sites. Expression of one such protein has been shown restore the ability of a bacterium to form floc, a type of biofilm.): MLRRAPSLVVTFVLSSAPLAWAQSYVGSDLTTLPLIATENRYLDNAAWAVNSSGVVAGASTNDLSESYPVSFSNGVLTQLSLTYGGWAYGINASGAIVGEAYFGTGSSHPFVYSGGVMTDLGTLGGENNSAALGINNSGVVVGYAATADGHTFAFAHSGGTMTNLGTLGGDYSGARAINTSGAIVGYAGNAGNSDRAFLYSGGSMSDLGTLGGDTSDAFALNDAGVIVGVSRDSNGDNHAFASSGGVMRDLGTLLGDTSSVARGVNASGAIVGYSTDDNDNSHAFYYANSEMINLNTLFAGSFSDGATASGFVSLNYAYGINDSGQIVGSGYYFDLETMNVTSRGFALTVSAVPEPSTYAALLAAAALAATACHRRKLRPATFCPRR, translated from the coding sequence ATGCTCCGTCGCGCCCCCTCCCTCGTTGTCACCTTCGTTCTCAGCTCCGCACCGCTCGCGTGGGCGCAATCCTACGTCGGCTCCGACCTCACGACCCTGCCGTTGATCGCCACCGAGAACCGCTATCTCGACAACGCCGCGTGGGCCGTCAACTCCTCCGGCGTCGTCGCCGGCGCCTCGACCAACGACCTCTCCGAGAGCTATCCTGTCAGCTTCTCGAACGGCGTCCTGACTCAACTGAGCCTCACCTACGGCGGCTGGGCCTACGGCATCAACGCCAGCGGCGCCATCGTCGGCGAAGCCTACTTCGGCACCGGCTCGAGCCATCCGTTCGTCTATAGCGGCGGCGTCATGACCGATCTCGGCACGCTCGGCGGCGAGAACAACAGCGCTGCCCTCGGCATCAACAACTCCGGCGTCGTGGTCGGCTACGCGGCCACGGCCGATGGCCACACGTTCGCCTTCGCCCACTCCGGCGGCACGATGACGAACCTCGGCACCCTCGGTGGCGACTACAGCGGCGCCCGCGCCATCAACACCTCGGGCGCCATCGTCGGCTACGCCGGCAATGCCGGCAACAGCGACCGCGCCTTCCTCTACAGCGGCGGTAGCATGTCCGACCTCGGCACGCTCGGCGGCGACACTTCCGACGCCTTCGCCCTCAACGACGCCGGCGTCATCGTCGGCGTGTCGCGCGACAGCAACGGCGACAACCACGCCTTCGCTTCTTCCGGCGGCGTCATGCGCGACCTCGGCACCCTGCTCGGCGATACCTCCAGCGTCGCCCGCGGCGTCAACGCCTCCGGCGCGATCGTGGGCTATTCGACCGACGACAACGACAACAGCCACGCCTTCTACTATGCCAACAGCGAGATGATCAACCTCAACACCCTCTTCGCCGGTTCGTTCAGCGACGGCGCGACCGCGAGCGGATTCGTGAGCCTCAACTACGCCTACGGCATCAACGACAGCGGCCAGATCGTCGGCTCCGGTTACTACTTCGACCTTGAGACCATGAACGTCACGTCCCGCGGTTTCGCCCTCACCGTCAGCGCCGTGCCCGAACCCTCGACCTACGCCGCCCTCCTCGCCGCCGCCGCGCTCGCCGCGACCGCTTGCCATCGTCGCAAACTGCGCCCCGCCACTTTTTGTCCGCGACGGTAG
- a CDS encoding WD40 repeat domain-containing protein, which yields MNFAKHWAATLDDYAIDLAWSPDGALLAAASAAGAITLYDATTGAAEHTLAGHADGANCLAWSPSGDVLASGGQDGSVRFWSPATGAQTAETQLGNAWVEHLVWINRAQPSALSSQLLFAAAGRKLATLRPDGTVVHAFPDAPKTIAALAARPDGAMVAAACFGHVSLWNVTTFTAEKEFTYGNAIYALTWSPDRRWLVAGCHDNAVHLWAPAEDLELHMSGYETRLKELSFSPDSKWLATGGGRDACVWDCSGAGPEGREPLMLPHNSRVVAVAFQNSHGLLASGSAEGEFSLWAPARKNPLFAEVKMPSAATKFAWRGDDALLAVGTAKGQLFVFKTA from the coding sequence ATGAATTTCGCCAAGCACTGGGCCGCCACGCTCGACGACTACGCGATCGACCTCGCTTGGTCACCCGACGGCGCGCTCCTCGCCGCCGCCTCCGCCGCCGGCGCCATCACGCTCTACGACGCGACGACCGGCGCGGCGGAGCACACGCTCGCCGGCCACGCCGACGGCGCCAACTGCCTCGCGTGGTCGCCGTCCGGCGACGTCCTCGCCAGCGGCGGCCAGGACGGCAGCGTGCGTTTCTGGAGTCCCGCGACCGGCGCGCAAACGGCCGAAACCCAACTCGGCAACGCCTGGGTCGAACACCTCGTCTGGATCAACCGCGCCCAGCCCTCCGCTCTCAGCTCTCAGCTTCTCTTCGCCGCTGCCGGCCGCAAACTCGCCACCCTCCGCCCCGACGGCACCGTCGTGCACGCCTTCCCCGACGCCCCGAAGACGATCGCCGCTCTCGCCGCGCGTCCCGATGGCGCGATGGTTGCCGCGGCGTGCTTCGGCCATGTCTCGCTGTGGAACGTGACGACCTTCACCGCCGAAAAAGAATTCACCTACGGCAACGCCATCTACGCGCTCACATGGTCGCCCGACCGCCGCTGGCTCGTCGCCGGTTGCCACGACAACGCCGTGCACCTCTGGGCGCCGGCCGAGGATCTCGAGCTGCACATGAGCGGCTATGAAACGCGGCTGAAGGAACTCTCGTTCTCGCCCGACTCGAAGTGGCTCGCCACCGGCGGCGGCCGCGATGCCTGCGTGTGGGATTGCAGCGGCGCCGGCCCCGAGGGCCGCGAGCCGCTGATGCTGCCGCACAACAGCCGCGTGGTCGCGGTCGCGTTTCAGAATTCCCACGGCCTGCTCGCCAGCGGCTCCGCCGAAGGCGAGTTCTCGCTCTGGGCGCCCGCGCGCAAGAATCCGCTCTTCGCCGAAGTGAAAATGCCGTCCGCCGCCACGAAGTTCGCGTGGCGCGGCGACGACGCGCTCCTCGCCGTCGGCACCGCGAAGGGCCAGCTCTTCGTCTTCAAGACCGCGTGA
- a CDS encoding EamA family transporter has product MPSTLPLRHLLLALLVVAIWGSNFVALKLALVDLPPLLLCAVRFVFVSLPLVFFLPRPAITWAQLLTYGLTMFAAQFAFMFLGMRLGMPAGLASLVLQFQVFVSLALSVVMLGERVRLVQVAGALVAAGGFFIVGRHTGGEMTAVGFVCLLLAAASWGFANVTSRRLGKVNPLALVVWGGLVVPLPMLAASFAFEGREAIAHALTHAGVAAWLSVAYTVYLSTLVAYTIWSWLLGHYPASTVTPFTLLVPVFGMVTSAIYLHESLPGWKLAAAAFVISGLVLCVFGPRFTGRIPQVART; this is encoded by the coding sequence GTGCCTTCCACGCTGCCGCTCCGCCATCTGCTCCTCGCCCTGCTCGTCGTCGCGATCTGGGGCTCCAACTTCGTCGCGCTGAAACTCGCGCTCGTCGACCTGCCGCCGCTGCTGCTCTGCGCCGTGCGCTTCGTCTTCGTGTCGCTGCCGCTCGTGTTCTTCCTGCCGCGCCCGGCGATCACCTGGGCGCAGCTCCTCACCTACGGGCTCACGATGTTCGCCGCGCAATTCGCCTTCATGTTTCTCGGCATGCGCCTCGGGATGCCCGCCGGCCTCGCCTCGCTCGTGCTCCAGTTCCAGGTCTTCGTGTCGCTCGCGCTCTCGGTCGTGATGCTCGGCGAACGCGTGCGCCTCGTGCAGGTCGCCGGCGCCCTCGTCGCGGCCGGCGGATTTTTCATCGTCGGCCGGCACACCGGCGGCGAGATGACGGCCGTCGGTTTCGTCTGCCTGCTCCTCGCCGCCGCCTCGTGGGGCTTCGCCAACGTCACCTCGCGTCGCCTCGGCAAAGTGAATCCGCTCGCGCTCGTCGTGTGGGGCGGGCTCGTGGTGCCGCTGCCGATGCTCGCCGCCTCGTTCGCCTTCGAAGGCCGCGAAGCCATCGCCCATGCCCTCACGCACGCCGGCGTCGCGGCTTGGTTGAGCGTTGCCTACACCGTCTATCTCTCGACGCTCGTCGCCTATACCATCTGGAGCTGGCTGCTCGGCCACTATCCTGCGTCGACCGTCACGCCGTTCACGCTCCTCGTGCCGGTGTTCGGCATGGTGACCTCGGCAATCTACCTGCACGAATCGCTGCCGGGATGGAAGCTCGCCGCCGCGGCCTTCGTGATCTCCGGTCTCGTGCTGTGCGTCTTCGGCCCGCGTTTCACGGGGAGAATCCCCCAGGTCGCGCGCACCTGA
- a CDS encoding pseudouridine synthase has translation MLLALHKPYGVLSQFTPEPGSRWRTLAEFGLPKNVYALGRLDADSEGLLLLSDEAGLNSRLLDPERGHRREYWVQVERIPNDAALAQLARGVTIGDYRTQPCAVRRLEPAPELPPREPPIRVRQSVPDCWLALELGEGKNRQVRRMTAAVGHPTLRLVRASIGALTLASLALKPGAWRELTRAERDAVFATQ, from the coding sequence ATGCTCCTCGCTTTGCACAAACCCTACGGCGTCCTGTCGCAGTTCACGCCCGAGCCCGGCTCGCGGTGGCGGACGCTGGCGGAGTTCGGTTTGCCGAAGAACGTCTACGCGCTCGGGCGGCTCGATGCGGACAGCGAGGGATTGCTGCTGCTGAGCGACGAGGCGGGGCTGAATTCCCGGCTGCTCGATCCGGAGCGCGGGCATCGGCGCGAGTATTGGGTGCAGGTGGAGCGCATTCCAAACGATGCGGCGCTGGCGCAGCTCGCGCGCGGCGTGACGATCGGCGATTACCGCACGCAGCCGTGCGCCGTGCGGCGGTTGGAGCCGGCGCCGGAGCTGCCGCCGCGCGAGCCGCCGATCCGTGTGCGGCAGAGCGTGCCGGATTGCTGGCTGGCGCTGGAGTTGGGCGAAGGGAAAAACCGGCAGGTGCGCCGCATGACGGCGGCGGTGGGGCACCCGACCTTGCGGCTGGTGCGCGCGAGCATCGGGGCGCTGACGCTGGCGTCGCTCGCGCTGAAGCCCGGTGCTTGGCGCGAACTCACCCGGGCGGAGCGCGACGCGGTGTTTGCCACCCAATAG
- the chrA gene encoding chromate efflux transporter has product MVRRAPRLSAAQYPGASLHEPALVLLWERAGSRRSNSRTSRKPTFHIQAHPKISSVFRREKFTRRFVICVHSCPFVVQLIVSPVATPATPPTVPQIFLAALRLGCTSFGGPVAHLAHFRRDYVERRRWIDEAHYADLVALCQFLPGPASSQTGFGLGYLWRGWPGGLAAWFGFTLPSAALMTAFALSAGKLSAFLGTGWLHGLKLAAVAVVAHAVLAMWRALAPDAARAVLVLVSAAALLALPFAWLQLAVIATGALAGLALLSRPSEAAAPPAPPAASSGYSATASSLRTSATVLVAFLALLLALPAICRNTANWPAALADQCYRSGALVFGGGHVVLPLLQKEFVAPGGVSAEQFLAGYGAAQAMPGPLFTFAAFLGTTTHGVAGGAWATLWIFLPGLLLVAAVLPFWQTLRVQPRARAALRGANAAVVGLLLAALIHPIGAVAFTDLRSAALTAAAFGALFVPRVPVWAVVLACALAGGLIDVV; this is encoded by the coding sequence ATGGTGCGTCGCGCGCCGCGATTGAGCGCCGCCCAATACCCCGGGGCAAGCCTCCACGAACCCGCCTTGGTCTTGCTGTGGGAGCGAGCTGGCTCGCGACGCTCCAATTCCCGCACCAGCCGCAAGCCTACCTTCCACATCCAGGCTCACCCCAAAATCTCATCCGTGTTCCGACGCGAAAAATTCACCCGGCGCTTCGTCATTTGTGTTCATTCGTGTCCATTCGTGGTTCAACTGATTGTCTCTCCCGTGGCCACACCAGCGACACCGCCGACCGTCCCGCAGATCTTTCTCGCCGCGCTGCGCCTCGGCTGCACGTCGTTCGGCGGTCCGGTCGCGCACCTCGCCCATTTTCGCCGCGACTACGTCGAGCGCCGCCGCTGGATCGACGAGGCGCACTACGCCGACCTCGTCGCGCTCTGCCAATTCCTCCCCGGCCCCGCGAGCAGCCAGACCGGCTTCGGCCTCGGCTACCTCTGGCGCGGCTGGCCCGGCGGACTCGCCGCGTGGTTCGGCTTCACGCTGCCGAGCGCCGCGTTGATGACCGCCTTCGCGCTCAGCGCCGGAAAACTCAGCGCGTTCCTCGGCACCGGCTGGCTCCACGGCCTCAAGCTCGCCGCCGTCGCTGTCGTCGCGCACGCCGTGCTCGCGATGTGGCGCGCTCTCGCGCCCGACGCCGCGCGCGCCGTGCTCGTCCTCGTCAGCGCCGCCGCACTGCTCGCATTGCCGTTCGCGTGGCTGCAACTCGCCGTCATCGCCACCGGTGCGCTCGCCGGACTCGCCCTGCTCTCGCGCCCGTCCGAAGCTGCGGCCCCGCCAGCACCTCCCGCCGCTTCCTCCGGTTACTCCGCCACCGCCAGCTCGCTCCGCACGTCCGCCACGGTCCTCGTCGCCTTCCTCGCCCTGCTCCTCGCGCTCCCGGCAATTTGCCGTAATACGGCAAATTGGCCCGCCGCTCTCGCCGATCAATGCTACCGCTCCGGCGCACTCGTCTTCGGTGGCGGGCACGTGGTGCTGCCGCTGCTGCAAAAGGAATTCGTCGCGCCGGGCGGCGTCAGCGCCGAGCAGTTCCTCGCCGGCTACGGTGCGGCACAGGCGATGCCGGGTCCGCTGTTCACCTTCGCCGCCTTCCTCGGCACGACGACGCATGGTGTCGCCGGCGGAGCGTGGGCCACGCTCTGGATTTTTCTGCCCGGCTTGCTGCTCGTCGCCGCCGTGCTGCCGTTCTGGCAAACGCTCCGCGTCCAGCCACGCGCGCGCGCGGCACTCCGCGGCGCCAACGCCGCGGTCGTCGGCCTGCTGCTCGCCGCGCTCATCCATCCCATCGGCGCCGTCGCATTCACCGACCTCCGCAGCGCCGCGCTCACCGCCGCCGCGTTCGGCGCGTTGTTCGTGCCACGGGTCCCGGTGTGGGCCGTGGTGCTGGCCTGCGCGCTCGCAGGCGGGCTTATCGACGTCGTGTAA
- a CDS encoding TonB-dependent copper receptor: MHSFSRFALSLSLTALVATASEPAIPPAREPAVELDPLVVTGAKAAQPLVVTTDPKAPAQPMPAHDGADALRAVPGFAVIRKGGTDGDPVLRGMAGSRLGVQLDGQCIFGGCGNRMDPPTAYVFPAAYDRITVVKGPQSVLYGPGNSAGVVLFERTYRRLAERESSLFGSVTAGSFGRFDAVADARTGAPDWQIRATGTTTRADDYADGAGRDVHSAYRRWSANATAAWTPNALTFVELSGAVSDGEAAYADRAMDGVKFARDNYALRLRREQLTPLIAAVELRGFHNYVDHVMDNYSLRAFAASMMMPNPSVSNPDRETTGATAQLELTPGESTHLTLGADTQTNVHTLRSTTNETASPYEAKARVRDARFEQRGLFGEAAVTLAPGSRAYVGARLDQWKATDNRAVVALSMMSTAPNPSAGRTRTSDLASGFVRYERDLGAPGRSTATLFAGLGRTQRYPDYWEAIKNESTGSVTAFSTRPETTTQLDVGALGKIGALEWNASLFAARIDDFILVQSGFTKPSGMMGTRSAVVTRNIDATTRGGEAGLAWRFATDWKLDASLAYVRGTNDTDARPLAQLPPLESRLALAYTRPTWSAGALLRAVARQNRVAIGQGNIVGQDLGETAGFGTLSLNASWKPTARARLSAGVDNVFDRTYAEHLSKSGAMVPGFVQTARVNEPGRTLWLKLDVTL; this comes from the coding sequence ATGCACTCGTTTTCCCGTTTCGCTCTTTCCCTCTCTCTCACCGCTCTGGTCGCCACCGCGTCCGAGCCCGCCATTCCACCCGCCCGCGAGCCTGCCGTCGAACTCGACCCGTTGGTCGTCACCGGCGCCAAGGCCGCGCAGCCGCTCGTCGTCACCACCGACCCGAAGGCTCCCGCGCAACCGATGCCTGCGCACGACGGTGCCGACGCGCTGCGCGCCGTGCCGGGCTTCGCCGTGATCCGCAAGGGCGGCACCGACGGCGATCCCGTGCTCCGTGGCATGGCCGGCTCGCGCCTCGGCGTGCAACTCGACGGCCAGTGCATCTTCGGCGGCTGCGGCAACCGCATGGACCCGCCCACCGCCTACGTTTTCCCCGCCGCCTACGACCGCATCACCGTCGTGAAGGGCCCGCAATCCGTCCTCTACGGTCCGGGCAACAGCGCCGGCGTCGTGCTCTTCGAGCGCACCTACCGCCGCCTCGCCGAGCGCGAATCCTCGCTCTTCGGCTCCGTCACTGCGGGCAGCTTCGGGCGCTTCGACGCCGTGGCCGACGCGCGCACCGGCGCGCCTGACTGGCAAATCCGCGCCACCGGCACCACCACGCGCGCCGACGACTACGCCGATGGAGCCGGCCGCGACGTGCACAGCGCTTACCGTCGCTGGAGCGCCAACGCCACCGCCGCGTGGACGCCCAACGCGCTCACGTTCGTCGAGCTCTCCGGTGCCGTGAGCGACGGCGAGGCCGCCTACGCCGACCGCGCGATGGACGGCGTGAAATTCGCCCGCGACAACTACGCACTCCGTCTCCGCCGCGAGCAACTCACCCCGCTCATCGCTGCGGTCGAGTTGCGCGGTTTCCACAACTACGTCGACCACGTGATGGACAACTACTCGCTGCGGGCCTTCGCCGCGTCGATGATGATGCCCAACCCATCCGTCTCCAACCCCGACCGCGAGACCACCGGCGCCACCGCGCAACTCGAACTCACGCCGGGCGAGTCCACGCACCTCACGCTCGGCGCCGACACGCAGACCAACGTCCACACGCTGCGCTCGACGACGAACGAGACGGCGTCGCCCTACGAAGCCAAGGCCCGCGTCCGCGACGCCCGCTTCGAGCAACGTGGCCTCTTCGGCGAGGCCGCCGTCACGCTCGCGCCCGGCTCCCGCGCCTACGTCGGCGCGCGCCTCGATCAATGGAAGGCCACCGACAACCGCGCCGTCGTCGCGCTCTCGATGATGAGCACCGCGCCGAACCCCTCCGCCGGCCGCACGCGCACGAGCGACCTCGCCAGCGGCTTCGTCCGCTACGAACGCGATCTCGGCGCGCCCGGCCGCAGCACCGCGACGCTCTTCGCCGGACTCGGCCGCACGCAGCGCTACCCCGATTACTGGGAAGCGATCAAGAACGAGTCCACCGGCAGCGTGACCGCGTTCAGCACGCGTCCCGAAACCACCACGCAGCTCGATGTCGGCGCCCTCGGCAAAATCGGCGCGCTCGAATGGAATGCCTCCCTCTTCGCCGCGCGCATCGACGATTTCATCCTCGTCCAGAGCGGCTTCACCAAACCGTCCGGCATGATGGGCACGCGCAGCGCCGTCGTGACGCGCAACATCGACGCCACCACGCGCGGCGGCGAGGCCGGCCTCGCGTGGCGCTTCGCCACCGACTGGAAACTCGACGCGTCGCTCGCCTACGTGCGCGGCACGAACGACACCGACGCGCGCCCGCTCGCGCAGCTGCCGCCGCTCGAGTCGCGCCTCGCCCTCGCCTACACGCGCCCGACGTGGTCCGCCGGCGCGCTCCTCCGCGCCGTCGCACGCCAGAACCGCGTCGCGATCGGCCAGGGCAACATCGTCGGTCAGGACCTCGGCGAGACCGCCGGCTTCGGCACGCTTTCGCTCAACGCCAGCTGGAAACCCACCGCGCGCGCCCGCCTCTCCGCCGGCGTCGACAACGTTTTCGACCGCACCTACGCGGAGCACCTCAGCAAATCCGGCGCGATGGTTCCCGGCTTCGTCCAGACCGCGCGCGTCAACGAGCCCGGCCGCACGCTCTGGCTCAAACTCGACGTCACCCTCTGA
- a CDS encoding cytochrome c: MKSFRSTRVAALTAGLALLTLAGCSKSGSETATPTAAAESPEDALARQLLAGKAVFEKVCAVCHQANGQGVPAVFPPLAGSPLITEADPGKIIRATMHGLQGPITVNGHEFNSVMPPQGPVLNDADLAAAITYARNSWGNKASAVTAEQVSVVRLTVKRDKFWTWEELNAR, translated from the coding sequence ATGAAATCATTCCGCTCCACCCGCGTCGCCGCGCTCACCGCCGGCCTCGCCCTCCTCACGCTCGCCGGCTGTTCAAAGTCGGGCTCAGAAACCGCTACGCCCACCGCGGCCGCCGAATCGCCCGAGGACGCGCTCGCGCGCCAGCTCCTGGCCGGCAAAGCCGTCTTCGAGAAAGTCTGCGCCGTCTGCCATCAGGCCAACGGCCAGGGCGTGCCCGCCGTGTTCCCGCCGCTCGCCGGATCGCCGCTCATCACCGAAGCCGATCCCGGCAAGATCATCCGCGCTACGATGCACGGCCTCCAAGGCCCGATCACCGTCAACGGCCACGAATTCAACAGCGTCATGCCGCCGCAAGGCCCCGTGCTCAACGACGCCGACCTCGCCGCCGCCATCACCTACGCGCGCAATTCCTGGGGCAACAAGGCCTCCGCCGTCACCGCCGAACAGGTCTCCGTCGTCCGCCTCACCGTGAAGCGCGACAAGTTCTGGACCTGGGAAGAACTCAACGCGCGCTGA